The sequence aaatcatataattaaatcaattaatcgtgattaagctagtgaactttttggaccttacaagtACTCCGtcccaaaaacaaaacaaagtaaacaaaacaaaaattcatTTGTTACCGATTACCGATGATCAGGACGAAGATTAACAAATTAACCGTGGTTAAATAGCCACGGTTTAAAATAACCGTGGTTACTTTAGCCACGGTTTgcaaaaaccgtggttaaataaccacggttttagccacggttttataAAACCGTGGTTGAATAACCACGGTTTTCCTAAACCGTGGCTAATTATAGCCACGGTTTTATTAAAACCGTGGCTATTTAACCACGGTTAATTTGTTAATCTTCGGCCTGATCATCGGTAATCGGGAACAAatgaatttttgttttgtttactttgttttgtttttgggaCGGAGTacttgtaaggtccaaaaagttcactagcttaatcacgattaattgatttaattatatgatttaatgcatgttatttagaatatttaattgttatgtggaattatgtgaattattggaTGCCGGGAATTATGTGATTgctatgttattttttttaaatttttcagattggtattaattttgggtcgtaggTACGAGTCTAGCCATGAAtcgagttaagaaaaatatgttaaattaagATTAAAGGGATGTAGTGTATTTTTTTGAGTGAGGgagtaaaattttaaaggattttaaatgtaactaatgggccgtgttggagcccattagtcacaaaagaaaAGCGTTCAGAAATTTTATTCTGAACTCTCATTTGAACGCTCACTTTTCTTCctcaaaatctctctcaaacGCTGCATCAAGGCTAGGGTTCTTCAGAGGCTCGAGGCTAGATCGTCCTACCGCTCAGGTTATTTCCAATCGAATCAAtccaggcaagtttttactgtttttaaacccattcaagaatatagttattttcaaggtaaaaccctaggtatttgattgatgatctatgaatgttttcttgaaactttctatgagtatgttgcttgattgtgatacgtgaagcattcctgaggtgttcggttcatgtttatcgagttttgaaagatttgaaggcaataaatcagatttttgggtaaaagtagttttgaaggttttgattcaaaatctttgaaatgTTTGATGCATTGGTATAAGATATTTTGAGTTTATGATGTTGtagaatgatatttttaatggaAAAAAGTCCCAAAGCATTGtgggttttgaaaaaaaatgtagAAAAGATAAGTTTTCGGAAAAGGAGAcgcgacggcgcgcccgcgctgccatgcagtgcgcccgcgcctgtGTCGCGTAAATCTGCGAGCAGGAGGCACGCCCGCGCTGTTatgcagcgcgcccgcgcccactTTGCGAGcggacggcgcgcccgcgccgcaaGCTCGAAATTCCCATcccattttatgagtttttgagtcctaaaaatcatgatttttatactttaatgtattttaattatttttaagaatgttcatgaagaattttaaagttttcaaggtccGAAATGGATGGAATGCCTCGCGTGGATCAGTCAGGTTATGAATTGCATGaatatgtgattttctcatgaaagttAACTTCTCATCAAATGTTTTGACGGATTTTAAGCATGTAGCATCACGAGAAACTTTATGAGCATGtacgagatttatgaaaatgacatgataagatgaatgatatgatgcatggaaaatattttgatgatttatgcgtcttgtggtgattatatggggtatgcactttgggatgagctccggagcggctatccaaacatggctcacgggatggttatacggggtatgcacttcgggttgAGCTtcgaagcggctatccaaagaatgaaagtttgcgggcttaatgccatatgcttgtcTGATCAACAGGAAACTATGAATGACTCGTTATGACGAttaccacactactcatacttcatctccccaaatatttttatgatatggctatattaaagttatgtttattgcatgggagtttaagttaatgtttccttttaaagttagaaaatcCTTTTCTTCATgctcttgttgagtctttcgactcactatacttgaatggtgcaggtaatgatgatattgatgcttttattgatgattatgtgggcggacatgaagaagagataggggtcggtccaacgggcaatgcatgagtgtgaatgctttagaatagaagatgttttaaaccttttatttgatgagagccaaacaagtttaaattttttttttagttgatgaccatgttttggcaaatatttttagatgctattttattttgtgcacaTTTTATACGCTATTTTAATAAtaagatgatgcttccgcaaaattttatttttaccaaatctttaagtaagtatgtttgagtaacgtttcgattgagaaattgggacgttacagcttggtatcagagcagttcgctctgggtttGTTTGCACGCATGCATTCTCGCCACGACCCTGTGCTTCGTCTTCATGCCTGTAAGTTCTATGGTATGGATTGTTTAAGAAGCATGATAGCTTTTGCGATTAATATTTATGCATGTTAATAAGGATGTTATGTTTAAATAACGTAATTAAGCATGTGAACTATATGGACATCAGGATCATGGCTAACCGTAGGAATCCGAACAATGAGGACAATCAGAATAACCAGTTTTTGGATGGGTTGGCGACTCTGTTGCAAGAGCAGAGTAGAGCCCAAGGGGAGCAGATTCAACAGTTAATCCAAGCACAAGCGGGAGGACGGAACAACAATCAGCCACTACTGACTAATCCGATCTTTAAACAGTTTAAGGATCTAGCCGCAGGAGTTCAGAGGAGGGGCTGATCCCCTTGTAGCCGAGGAATGGGTGCAGTCAGTGGAGACCATTTTTGACTACATGCAGCTCACTGTTGCAGACCGTGTGAGGTGTGCCATATTTATGTTTCGGGATGATGCAAGGGTTTGGTGGCAGGGAGCCCGTTCTGCTGTGGATATGACTACGTTGACTTGGAATGGGTTCAAAGATGTGTTCTATGGAAAATATTTCACTATCAGCACCAGGACTAGACTTGCTAGAGAATTCCTGGAGCTCCGCCAAGGGAGCATGTCCATTGCTGAGTATGTGAAGAAGTTTGAAAGGGGGAGGTATGTTGTGCCCATGATTTCGGGTAATGCTGTAGAGGAGTTGAAGCATTTCACGGAGGGACTGAATGCCACTATCCGTCGTGATGTCAGGTTGAGTGGGGCACAAACGTACCGAGCAGCAGTCGATGAGACTATGTTGTCAGAAAAAGATGGGAATGATATTATCAAAGAATCACAAGCGAAAAGAGCCAGTTACCAAGGGAGAGAACAACAAGGGTCTAGTCAGAAGAGGCCGTACCAAGCCCCAGCTCAGAGGAGACCGCAGCAGCAGCGCCAAAACCCCAATCAGGCGCGACCTCAGGGACAGAATCAGCCGAACGCCAATGCTCCAAGGCCGGCGAATGCACCTATCTGTCAAAAGTGTGGGAAGCCACACTCAGGTCAATGCATTCTTGGGACCAATACTTGCTTTCTTTGCAAGAAGCCAGGGCATTTCGCCAAGGATTGCCCACAGTCAAAGGATCCTATCAGGGGAAGAGTGTTTGCTATGACTCACGATCAGGTTGACCCAGATTCTGCAATTGTCACAGGTATGATCCGTATCGCTGGTTTATCTGCTTTCGTGTTGTTTGATTCAGGAGCTACGCACTCTTTTATATCtgttaattttatgatgaaattgGGGATCTTGCCGGATGAatctatttcaaaattttgtgtgTCGTTACCCTCAGGAGAAGAACTGGAAAGTAGTAGTGTGGTAAGAAATTGCAAAGTTCAGATGCAGAGTCTAGTTTTGTGTgcagattttattgttttgaaaatGGTGGATTTCGATGCGATTTTTGGGATGGACTGGTTGTCTCGGCATGAGGCTATTATTGACTGCAAACGAAAAACTGTCTCATTGAAAGATCAGAACGGGAAACCGTTTGCGTTCCGCACAACCTCTAAGAAAAGCGCACCAGGTATGATTTCTGCAGGAACAGCGTGGCAATTATTGAGTAATGGGTGTACAGGCTTTCTTGCGAGTCTAATTGGTGATCTGGAGGTACAGCGACCGAAACTTGTGGAAGTGGATGAAACGTCCTAGAACTTCtactggattttttttttaaactctctaacgataaaatataaaataataaatataaatatatatatatgcccatacatatatatatcatacttaaaaataactttacttaatttaaaatacaaatacataaaagatacaataaaagtacacatatgcaattaaattaattactaaataataatttataagaatgccataataaaatttctaaataatatttctttcacaaaaattcatgaaaacttagaaaataaatacttaaatctaaaaatccatgcatatactgaAAATCTATAATATTAAatcatatgcggaaataaatgttctagtctcaacataaaattcatcttagagcaatggtcacgggttctagccgcctggaaactcatacgccctcgccgccagtcgggaacacattatccttattgacattttgctcacctgcaccatttaaatctagtgaacctagaggctcagcacgttctatccttaaataacaaaataaaaccatacacaagtacacatcatataaaatacgtggataataattatacgtgcatgatcttaaaattatttgaatataaacataaataaataaccaTACTGCtaaatcatcatgctataacataattcaacatactttataaatctcataaaataacttatcatgatttcttagttctcaataAGTCGTAttcatgtcggtggcatcatactaagcgattgatcaatctataaaccaacgtacgcggtggtggggtttccacctctgtgctgccacttcactaGCCCTCTCagttggatccataagctcatcatacttatacatcattaggaaggtcaccgggcccaggtatcccggcctccaaccacatcaatttccaccttcacttcaactttgataaaaatatttttcataacatgctcttaaacttatcatgaaaattgttaatgatgcatgaacttaaaattctcatttatttctttatttcatgaaaatttgtccgtaaatatatatttaatttattttcttaaaaatcatacttatatatctaataaaaatgcatgcatgaattaaatatatatttacggatatttatttttccaaggacttgttcgagctgctgaccactagacttaaactcaaaaattcctagactggctcaaaacccaaaagcccaatctgacctggcccattaaacttcatgggcccccagaaccatgagaaactaatgggctcacttaaaaacgtaatttaagtccattaactaattaacttaaaattaaattaataaaattattatttaaccattaattataaactagaccgataaaattattaaacccgacacaacttggcccaataattctcatggatcacacgacccatgaaaaattagtgggctcacttcaataattattaaagcccataaattagttcaattaattaattaacaagcCCAACTCATTTATTAACTACTTagactcttaattaattaaaataaaatacccaagcccaaataataaaaatctagacccggactaaaGTTATTTGACCCATCATTTTAGACCCAACTCGAACCCAAAACCCGGGCCCGGCCCGCCTAAACCCAAAAACCCACACTGTACGTGGCTTTTCAAGCCCACGAACCTCACGCTGCCCCATCCTTTCTTGCTTCCTttgcccagctccggccacccctggccggagctccaccggcaggacctccccagggtcctgccggaccGACCAGACTAGCCCCTGGTCCAGCCAGCCCCCTAACCGAGCAACCTGATCCAATCTACCCCATGAACCTGCGCGACCCGCCACCTTCACCCACTCACGACCAGCCTTGGTTCCAGCCCTTACCAAGACCGAGCCACCCTACAGACCAGCCCTTAAGGACCCTAACTCGAACCCCCTAGCCCTTGGTTAGTCCCTGGTCCAACCATGAACCAGCAAGAATAACCCAAACCCCTACCCAAGCCGATGCGAGAATCTATCGCGTCCCGGAAAAAAGCCACGTCCAGCTTGAATGCAGCCCTTTTCCATGGCCGAGACACCACCCCAAGACACTCCTAAGGACCCTAGAACGACCCTAACACATGGATCAGCAGCTTAGATCTGtccacaataaaaaaaaaaaacaaccaaaAATCTGGATATATGCAGAAAAACGTGAAACACATGCATGATCTTGTAAGATTTTTCATTCACGCCACATTATACATGCATTAACTGATCAATCATGTAAAAATCAGTGTACTACGATTTAAACGGTGAGCAAGAAGGGATTCGAAACATGCCTCGATGATTTCTTGATCCAAAAAGTGATAACAACACGTATCGGCGCACCGGGACGATCGAGAAGTCAAATATCCTAAATTTTCCTCAAGGTAATCGTGTTGTGTCTGCTGTGAAGGGGAGGATGTTTCTGATGAATGATGGAGGCGGCTCAAAGGTGAGTTTACGTAGGGTAAGGGGTAGGTAGATTGGGGTAGAAAATCTTAGGATAATATTTTGGGTAATCtaggttaaatatttaaataaatactttgGATAGATAATTACTATAATttaacctttaaaaaaaatacatgataATTTTCTAAGAACTtaataatctcgaaataataaaataggagatttttaaaggttaataaaagtaattaaaataacttattttgggtaaaaactagcacataaataaatatatatgtaaatatcttccaattataccttaaaataatattttaaggctcctaaaaatatcataaaatattttggatgaaaacaaacatctcgtccgtccacggtctcgcctacgcgatcataaaataaactttctcaaataaattcataaatcatatcataccgatttaaatgccgaaacaatattttaaatatgtcaataaatcacataattcacgtAATAACTCataaaacaatttaacacatttttactttatttttaaaattattaaaatcccctagttatgcatgtgaatttacgtgacgaatttctgggcgttacaattctctcccccttaaatggaatttagTCCTCGAAATTGAAACGAACTCTAGGAAAGAACAAGTTTCCTCGTGTAGTTCCGAAACAAGCCCTCCAAATATGACAAATTTAATGCGTTAAATATAATTACCCGTGATGCGCAAAGTATCCGATACTGCTTCCTCCGCCTGCATCACATAGACTCGTCCCGCATCATTCTTCTTGGGACAGTGCAGCATAATGTGTCCCGGTTCCTTGCAATGGTAGCACATGCCTGATCCCTTCATGCACGGCCCTGGATGGGGCTTCTGGCATTTATGGCAGAGAGGTAGTGTTTCTGCACGAGGAACGATAGCTCCTTGCTGTCTCAGTGGATTTGGGCCCTTCGACGGCCCAGTGGCCTGCTTCTTTGCATCCTGCTGTGGATACGACTCGTGGTACGATGGTTGGAACTGCCTCTTCCTCTGCTGCTCCCTCAAGATCTCCTTTCTACCATCCTCGGATCATAGTGCCCTACTCACCGCTGCCTTATAAGTGGTGACGTCCATCATGCgtacatcatgcttgatgtccgCCCTAAGTCCATCGAcgaactgtctcatcttctcctgCGCACTATCAGCAATCAGGGACACAAAATGACACCCCCTCTCGAACTGCTTGATATACTCAACCACCGTCGtgtccccctgccggagactcatgaactcccgaaTCATtcggctgcgcacatcctcagtaaaatATTTGGTGAAGAACATCCACTTGAACTCCTCCCACGTCAAAGTCTGTGGGTTCACACCTCGAACTgcgccctcccaccaaagggctgtaTCGTCTTTCATCATGTACACCGCGCACTTTACTTTATCGGCATCAGTGAgtcccatataagcaaatatggtCTCCAAGgaacggatccacccctcagccacgaGTGGATCATTGGCACCAgaaaactccttcggtcccttcttctggaaccgttcCGCAACGTCTTCGTCGTGTGAAAGTCGGGGTCGTGCTGCCTGTTGCTCCAGCAATGCAGTGATTCCTGtcatcatattagcattggcctgctccagtgctgtgaGCGGGTTCTGCGGAGGATTCCCGCGTCGGTTCATCTGTCTAGGAGGCATaatgcaccaccacatatttccccacgtaaatcgcaatgcatagctaatatttttgactttaagACTGTCGTAACTCTAAATTCTCATTTTCACAAatcattaaaaacataactctTGTGTCCCGtgcataaatcataatttaaaacacttaaaatttacagactggcagtgcggtTTCTGAGCTCCGAGCAGCAAGctagtcaccctc comes from Henckelia pumila isolate YLH828 chromosome 4, ASM3356847v2, whole genome shotgun sequence and encodes:
- the LOC140861225 gene encoding uncharacterized protein; translated protein: MQLTVADRVRCAIFMFRDDARVWWQGARSAVDMTTLTWNGFKDVFYGKYFTISTRTRLAREFLELRQGSMSIAEYVKKFERGRYVVPMISGNAVEELKHFTEGLNATIRRDVRLSGAQTYRAAVDETMLSEKDGNDIIKESQAKRASYQGREQQGSSQKRPYQAPAQRRPQQQRQNPNQARPQGQNQPNANAPRPANAPICQKCGKPHSGQCILGTNTCFLCKKPGHFAKDCPQSKDPIRGRVFAMTHDQVDPDSAIVTGMIRIAGLSAFVLFDSGATHSFISVNFMMKLGILPDESISKFCVSLPSGEELESSSVVRNCKVQMQSLVLCADFIVLKMVDFDAIFGMDWLSRHEAIIDCKRKTVSLKDQNGKPFAFRTTSKKSAPGMISAGTAWQLLSNGCTGFLASLIGDLEVQRPKLVEVDETS
- the LOC140861228 gene encoding uncharacterized protein; its protein translation is MWWCIMPPRQMNRRGNPPQNPLTALEQANANMMTGITALLEQQAARPRLSHDEDVAERFQKKGPKEFSGANDPLVAEGWIRSLETIFAYMGLTDADKVKCAVYMMKDDTALWWEGAVRGVNPQTLTWEEFKWMFFTKYFTEDVRSRMIREFMSLRQGDTTVVEYIKQFERGCHFVSLIADSAQEKMRQFVDGLRADIKHDVRMMDVTTYKAADAKKQATGPSKGPNPLRQQGAIVPRAETLPLCHKCQKPHPGPCMKGSGMCYHCKEPGHIMLHCPKKNDAGRVYVMQAEEAVSDTLRITGNYI